One Antarctobacter heliothermus DNA segment encodes these proteins:
- a CDS encoding DUF1761 domain-containing protein: MEIVNVLVAALVAFGLGAVWYMALANPWKAASGVKCDADGNPEGGQSPMLFGFTFVMQLVVAGMMRHVFASSGIDSVGSGLLSGAGIGLFFIAPWVAINNAYGMRPPMLTIIDGGYAVLACAMMGVVLTLF; the protein is encoded by the coding sequence TTGGAAATCGTAAACGTTTTGGTCGCCGCCCTTGTCGCCTTTGGCTTGGGCGCTGTCTGGTACATGGCGTTAGCAAACCCGTGGAAAGCCGCGTCAGGCGTCAAATGTGACGCGGACGGCAATCCCGAAGGCGGTCAAAGCCCGATGCTGTTCGGGTTCACATTTGTCATGCAACTGGTCGTTGCCGGCATGATGCGGCATGTCTTTGCCTCCAGCGGGATCGACTCCGTCGGCAGCGGATTGTTGTCGGGCGCAGGCATCGGCCTGTTTTTCATCGCGCCGTGGGTTGCGATCAACAATGCCTACGGGATGCGTCCTCCAATGCTGACGATAATCGACGGCGGATACGCGGTGCTGGCCTGCGCAATGATGGGGGTTGTGCTGACACTGTTTTGA
- the ahcY gene encoding adenosylhomocysteinase translates to MTTDYIVKDISLADFGRKELDIAETEMPGLMALRAEYGAEQPLKGARIVGSLHMTIQTAVLIETLTALGADVRWASCNIFSTQDHAASAIAAAGVPVFAIKGQTLEEHWDYLDKSFMFEDGPNMILDDGGDATLYVLLGARAEAGENVIAVPTSEEEEVIKKQIAKRMAASPGWFTKTRDQIMGVSEETTTGVNRLYQLVRDGLLPFPAINVNDSVTKSKFDNKYGCKESLVDGIRRATDTMMAGKVAVVCGYGDVGKGSAASLKGAGARVIVTEIDPICALQAAMDGFQVAPLEDVVATADIFVTTTGNKDVIRIEHMREMKDMAIVGNIGHFDNEIQVAALKNHKWTNIKEQVDMIEMPNGHRIILLSEGRLLNLGNATGHPSFVMSASFTNQVLAQIELYKNGDNYKNEVYILPKHLDEKVARLHLDRIGVKLSALTEEQASYIGVKPEGPFKPEHYRY, encoded by the coding sequence ATGACGACCGACTATATTGTTAAGGACATTTCGCTAGCCGACTTCGGGCGCAAAGAGCTCGATATCGCCGAGACTGAAATGCCGGGCCTGATGGCCCTGCGTGCCGAATATGGTGCGGAACAACCGCTTAAGGGTGCCCGTATTGTCGGTTCGCTGCACATGACAATCCAGACGGCCGTGCTGATCGAGACGCTGACAGCCCTTGGCGCCGACGTGCGCTGGGCGTCGTGCAACATTTTCTCCACGCAGGACCACGCTGCGTCGGCCATCGCCGCTGCTGGTGTTCCGGTCTTCGCGATCAAGGGCCAGACGCTGGAAGAGCATTGGGACTACCTCGACAAATCCTTCATGTTCGAAGACGGCCCCAACATGATCCTCGACGATGGTGGCGACGCCACGCTGTACGTCCTGCTGGGCGCGCGCGCCGAAGCGGGCGAAAATGTCATCGCCGTGCCGACCTCGGAAGAAGAGGAAGTCATCAAGAAGCAGATCGCCAAGCGCATGGCGGCAAGCCCCGGTTGGTTCACCAAGACCCGCGACCAGATCATGGGCGTGTCCGAGGAAACCACGACCGGTGTGAACCGCCTGTACCAACTGGTGCGCGACGGCCTCCTGCCGTTCCCGGCGATCAACGTGAACGACTCTGTCACCAAGTCGAAGTTCGACAACAAATACGGTTGTAAGGAATCGCTGGTCGACGGCATCCGCCGCGCCACCGATACCATGATGGCCGGCAAGGTTGCCGTGGTCTGCGGTTACGGTGATGTGGGCAAAGGCTCTGCCGCGTCGCTGAAAGGCGCGGGCGCCCGCGTGATCGTGACCGAGATCGATCCGATCTGCGCCCTGCAGGCAGCGATGGACGGTTTCCAGGTTGCCCCGCTGGAAGACGTGGTTGCCACGGCTGACATCTTTGTCACCACCACCGGCAACAAGGACGTGATCCGCATCGAGCATATGCGCGAGATGAAGGACATGGCCATCGTCGGCAACATCGGCCACTTCGACAATGAGATCCAGGTTGCCGCGCTGAAGAACCACAAGTGGACCAACATCAAGGAACAGGTGGACATGATCGAGATGCCGAACGGGCATCGCATCATCCTGCTGTCCGAAGGCCGTCTGCTGAACCTCGGCAACGCCACCGGCCACCCGTCCTTCGTGATGTCGGCGTCCTTCACCAACCAGGTTCTGGCGCAGATCGAGCTGTATAAGAACGGCGACAACTACAAGAACGAGGTCTACATCCTGCCCAAGCATCTGGATGAAAAGGTCGCGCGTCTGCATCTGGACCGCATCGGCGTCAAGTTGAGCGCGCTGACCGAAGAGCAGGCAAGCTATATCGGCGTCAAACCCGAGGGCCCGTTCAAGCCTGAGCACTACCGCTACTGA
- a CDS encoding PAS-domain containing protein: MEDYLILAIGAGTAAAFLIVALIFVALRPKRSTRMHVGIPETVLLFRNGEVVDHTPDAAELFNRTILTGMGWDEVREALSPGFPALPADLPISQMIWASPNVPHAELIAEPSANRLHLRLRCTPDGAANLFRSRCQTDEHNRLVELSRNAPDALWHTDTNGNLLWNNDAYEELCRDAGKTPEDSSPIDLKLPTTRVERTTRVSVKPDGHPQRWYEVVSRPVSDGWMHYATSIDSLVNAEMAQRNFVQTLTKTFAHLPIGLAVFDRDRQLVLFNPALVDLTHLPVDFLSAKPNLLSFFDHMRENRMMPEPKNYASWRDKLYDVVSAAREDRYCETWNLPSGLTYKITGRPHPDGAVAFLIEDISAEISLTRRFRSELELTQSVLDCFEDAVAVFSRLGVLTFSNAAYRAQWDCDPDSAFAEITIVDATKDWQQACDASPIWPDLREFVLTLRDRQSIGADLVLKTGEPMRCALCSRWPPVRHLSGSPPLQLFPDVINWSKKNIAL; encoded by the coding sequence TTGGAGGATTATCTCATTCTGGCAATCGGGGCCGGCACCGCTGCCGCGTTTCTCATTGTTGCCTTGATCTTTGTTGCTTTGCGGCCAAAACGATCGACTCGCATGCACGTCGGTATACCCGAGACCGTTTTGCTGTTTCGCAATGGCGAGGTTGTCGATCATACTCCGGACGCTGCGGAACTGTTCAACCGCACTATCCTTACCGGCATGGGCTGGGACGAAGTGCGTGAGGCGCTTTCACCCGGTTTCCCGGCGCTTCCTGCGGACTTGCCCATCAGCCAGATGATCTGGGCCTCGCCCAATGTCCCGCACGCTGAACTCATTGCCGAACCCTCGGCGAACCGCCTGCATCTACGGTTGCGCTGCACACCTGACGGTGCCGCCAACCTGTTCCGTTCCCGCTGTCAGACCGACGAACACAATCGACTGGTTGAACTGTCGCGCAATGCGCCCGACGCATTGTGGCACACCGACACCAACGGCAACCTGTTGTGGAACAACGATGCGTACGAAGAATTGTGCAGGGACGCAGGAAAAACACCAGAGGATTCCAGCCCGATCGACCTGAAACTGCCGACAACGCGGGTTGAGCGGACGACTCGCGTCAGCGTGAAACCGGACGGCCATCCACAGCGCTGGTACGAAGTGGTTTCCCGGCCTGTTTCGGATGGCTGGATGCACTACGCCACCAGTATTGACAGCCTCGTCAATGCCGAGATGGCGCAACGGAACTTTGTACAGACCCTGACCAAGACTTTTGCCCATCTGCCCATCGGGCTTGCAGTGTTTGACCGCGACCGACAGCTGGTGCTGTTCAATCCCGCGTTGGTCGACCTGACCCACCTTCCGGTTGATTTTCTGTCGGCCAAGCCCAACCTGCTCAGCTTTTTCGATCACATGCGCGAAAACCGCATGATGCCAGAACCCAAGAATTACGCCTCATGGCGCGACAAGCTGTACGATGTGGTCTCTGCCGCCCGCGAAGATCGCTATTGCGAGACGTGGAACCTGCCTTCGGGCCTGACCTACAAAATCACCGGACGCCCGCATCCCGATGGGGCTGTTGCCTTCCTGATCGAGGACATCAGCGCCGAGATTTCCCTGACCCGCCGCTTCCGGTCAGAGCTAGAACTGACCCAATCGGTGCTGGACTGCTTCGAAGATGCCGTTGCCGTGTTTTCGCGCCTCGGCGTGCTGACTTTTTCGAACGCCGCCTACCGGGCGCAATGGGATTGTGACCCGGACAGCGCCTTTGCCGAAATCACCATTGTCGATGCCACAAAAGATTGGCAGCAGGCCTGCGATGCAAGCCCGATCTGGCCCGATCTCCGTGAGTTTGTCCTGACCCTGCGCGACCGCCAAAGTATTGGGGCGGATCTGGTCCTGAAAACCGGCGAACCGATGCGTTGTGCGTTGTGCAGCCGGTGGCCGCCGGTGCGACACTTGTCCGGTTCTCCGCCGTTGCAGCTGTTTCCGGACGTCATCAACTGGAGCAAAAAGAACATCGCGCTGTAG
- a CDS encoding HD domain-containing protein, protein MKDGTREDYELLEQLEKPYLALTPDRVLDELRRQDEVTLEGYRITRLTHGLQSATRAERDGADIDWIVGALLHDVGDGLAPQNHDRFSAEVIRPFVRWDVAWVVEHHGIFQSFYYGHHYGWDRDARDRFRDHPCFDSCAAFCERWDQSSFDPDYDTRPLAHFEPMVRQVFARKAYDPEVVREGYLSKLSE, encoded by the coding sequence ATGAAGGACGGCACAAGAGAAGACTACGAACTTCTCGAACAGCTGGAAAAACCCTATCTGGCCCTGACCCCCGACCGGGTTCTGGACGAATTGCGCCGTCAGGACGAGGTGACGCTAGAGGGTTACCGGATTACCCGGCTGACCCACGGCCTGCAATCCGCAACCCGGGCAGAGCGTGACGGCGCGGACATCGACTGGATTGTCGGCGCATTGCTGCATGATGTTGGCGACGGGCTGGCACCTCAGAACCATGACCGCTTTTCCGCCGAGGTCATCCGTCCCTTTGTGCGCTGGGACGTGGCATGGGTGGTGGAACACCACGGAATTTTCCAGAGCTTCTACTACGGCCACCACTACGGCTGGGACCGCGATGCGCGCGACAGATTCCGGGATCACCCCTGTTTCGACAGTTGTGCTGCCTTTTGTGAACGCTGGGATCAGTCGAGTTTCGACCCGGACTATGACACCCGTCCGCTGGCACACTTTGAGCCGATGGTGCGACAGGTGTTTGCGCGCAAAGCCTATGACCCCGAGGTGGTGCGCGAAGGATATTTGTCAAAACTGTCAGAGTAG
- a CDS encoding HD family hydrolase: MARTPRAWQRMLSGRRLDLLDPTPVDIEIEDIAHGLAFVARWNGQTRGDYAYTVAEHSLLVEVIFGRLCPQARPAERLTALLHDAPEYVIGDMISPVKAAVGPNYDELDKRLAAAVHIRFGLPAATPQRLKKQIKKADRISAWMEATQIAGFTRTEADRFFGAPDLDMIADLRIHLRPPVKVRADFTARHARLLQEMP; the protein is encoded by the coding sequence ATGGCCCGCACACCCCGCGCCTGGCAAAGGATGCTATCGGGCCGCAGGCTGGACCTGCTGGACCCGACGCCGGTCGACATCGAGATAGAGGACATTGCCCACGGCCTTGCCTTTGTCGCCCGCTGGAATGGCCAAACTCGCGGCGACTATGCCTATACCGTTGCCGAACATTCGCTATTGGTCGAGGTGATCTTTGGTCGGCTTTGCCCGCAGGCGAGACCCGCCGAACGCCTGACCGCACTGCTCCACGATGCTCCGGAATATGTGATTGGCGACATGATTTCGCCGGTCAAGGCGGCGGTCGGGCCCAACTATGATGAGTTGGACAAACGGCTGGCTGCCGCGGTGCACATCCGGTTTGGCCTTCCCGCTGCAACGCCGCAACGGCTGAAAAAGCAGATCAAAAAAGCCGACCGTATAAGCGCCTGGATGGAGGCGACGCAGATCGCCGGATTCACCCGCACCGAAGCGGACAGGTTCTTTGGCGCGCCGGATCTGGACATGATCGCCGACCTGCGCATTCATCTGCGCCCGCCGGTCAAGGTGCGCGCAGATTTCACCGCCCGCCACGCCCGTCTGTTGCAGGAGATGCCGTGA
- a CDS encoding SCO family protein has product MQRLAAIASFAALVAISGGVWYATQRTGSDDPYAQCRTSKVAGGSEQIGGSFNLLNKAGEAVTDKDVITKPSLVYFGYTFCPDVCPFDVARNADAVDELDARNYDVTPVFISIDPERDTPEVVGEFSELIHERMIGLTGTPKQVKAASQAYRTYYRKQENGDPDYYLVDHSTFTYLVLPEAGFVDFFRREVTPEEMADRVACYIDAS; this is encoded by the coding sequence ATGCAGCGTCTTGCCGCAATCGCCTCCTTTGCCGCCCTTGTCGCCATCAGCGGGGGGGTCTGGTACGCAACCCAGCGCACCGGCTCGGATGATCCGTATGCCCAGTGTCGCACCAGCAAGGTTGCTGGTGGAAGTGAACAAATCGGCGGATCGTTCAATCTGTTGAACAAGGCCGGGGAGGCCGTGACCGACAAAGATGTGATCACAAAGCCCAGCCTTGTGTATTTCGGATACACATTCTGCCCGGACGTCTGCCCCTTTGATGTCGCACGCAACGCTGACGCTGTGGATGAATTGGATGCGCGCAACTACGACGTCACGCCGGTCTTTATATCGATCGACCCGGAGCGCGACACACCCGAAGTCGTGGGCGAGTTCTCGGAGCTGATTCATGAACGCATGATCGGCCTCACCGGGACACCTAAACAGGTGAAAGCCGCAAGCCAAGCCTATCGGACATACTACCGCAAACAGGAAAACGGCGATCCCGATTACTACTTGGTCGACCACTCGACATTTACCTATCTGGTGCTGCCGGAAGCGGGCTTTGTCGACTTTTTCCGCCGCGAAGTGACCCCAGAGGAAATGGCCGATCGGGTCGCCTGCTATATCGACGCCTCTTGA
- a CDS encoding L,D-transpeptidase: MFTRRLFIASAAALAVPAIVRPASAAPGDWTAWDAQVTPPGFDLQTTNPWGLHPRYLPRQVTANPGLKPGDVHVDAVARYLYHIQDNGTAMRYGVAIGRDGLYAPGVYTIKRKSKWPRWTPTPAMIKREPGKYAEWAGGMPPGPSNALGSRALYLYRGNRDTYLRIHGTPAPRSIGTRASSGCVRMVMPHINYLYDQVDTGVTAYLYPTDGSPLA, from the coding sequence ATGTTTACCAGACGCCTGTTTATAGCCTCTGCCGCCGCGCTTGCCGTGCCGGCGATTGTCCGCCCTGCCAGTGCTGCGCCGGGTGACTGGACCGCGTGGGATGCACAGGTGACGCCGCCCGGCTTTGACCTGCAGACGACAAATCCATGGGGACTGCATCCGCGATACCTGCCGCGGCAGGTCACGGCCAACCCGGGTCTGAAACCGGGCGACGTCCACGTCGATGCGGTTGCGCGGTATTTGTACCACATTCAGGACAACGGAACGGCAATGCGTTATGGCGTCGCCATCGGACGTGACGGCCTGTACGCGCCGGGCGTCTACACGATCAAGCGCAAGTCAAAGTGGCCGCGTTGGACCCCTACCCCCGCCATGATTAAGCGAGAACCTGGGAAATACGCCGAATGGGCAGGCGGCATGCCTCCGGGGCCGAGCAATGCTTTGGGGTCGCGCGCCTTGTACCTCTACAGGGGCAACCGGGACACCTATCTGCGCATTCACGGCACGCCAGCACCGCGCTCTATCGGGACGCGGGCCAGTTCAGGTTGTGTGCGCATGGTCATGCCGCACATCAACTATCTGTATGATCAGGTCGACACTGGCGTGACCGCCTATCTGTACCCGACAGACGGCAGCCCGCTGGCCTGA
- a CDS encoding DUF2853 family protein → MGKRDELIAKYAEDLKTKCGMDPDMALLTKVTIGCGPAIYNADASTVASSQEQELETVKDNFLVKKLGLADGPELMEAINKAVETYGKSERNKYRAVIYYMLTKHFGKESVYA, encoded by the coding sequence ATGGGAAAACGCGACGAACTGATCGCCAAATATGCCGAGGATCTGAAGACCAAGTGCGGGATGGACCCGGACATGGCGCTTTTGACCAAGGTGACAATCGGCTGCGGTCCGGCCATCTACAACGCGGATGCGTCCACTGTCGCCTCCTCGCAGGAGCAGGAACTGGAAACGGTCAAAGACAACTTTCTGGTGAAGAAACTGGGCCTTGCAGACGGTCCAGAGCTGATGGAAGCCATCAACAAAGCGGTGGAAACCTATGGCAAGTCTGAGCGCAACAAATACCGCGCTGTGATCTACTACATGCTGACCAAGCATTTCGGCAAGGAATCCGTTTACGCTTGA
- a CDS encoding ActR/PrrA/RegA family redox response regulator transcription factor, with protein sequence MAERSIEDLGDDRSLLLVDDDEPFLRRLAKAMEKRGFEVEMAGSVAAGTAIATARPPAYAVCDLRLEDGNGLDVVEVLRDKRPDCRVVVLTGYGAIATAVAAVKIGATDYLSKPADANDITNALLAKGDDLPPPPENPMSADRVRWEHIQRVYELCDRNVSETARRLNMHRRTLQRILAKRSPR encoded by the coding sequence TTGGCGGAACGCAGCATCGAAGACCTTGGGGATGACAGGTCGCTTCTCCTGGTAGATGACGACGAGCCTTTCCTGAGACGACTTGCCAAAGCTATGGAAAAGCGCGGCTTTGAGGTCGAGATGGCCGGTTCAGTTGCTGCCGGAACCGCCATTGCGACCGCGCGTCCGCCCGCCTACGCGGTGTGCGATCTTCGGCTAGAGGATGGCAACGGGCTCGACGTGGTCGAGGTGTTGCGTGACAAGCGGCCGGATTGCCGGGTGGTTGTCCTGACGGGGTACGGCGCGATTGCCACAGCCGTTGCTGCGGTCAAGATTGGCGCGACGGATTACTTGTCCAAACCTGCCGATGCGAACGACATCACAAACGCGCTGCTGGCCAAGGGGGATGATCTGCCGCCACCGCCGGAAAACCCGATGAGCGCGGATCGCGTGCGGTGGGAACATATCCAGCGTGTGTATGAGTTGTGTGATCGCAACGTGTCGGAAACGGCGCGGCGGTTGAACATGCACCGTCGGACGTTGCAGCGCATTCTGGCGAAACGCTCGCCGCGCTAA
- a CDS encoding FkbM family methyltransferase: protein MEFDYRICVNEYGFYCVPDAYAKREIPKILAQGGVYEPNTLALLARRAQGGDIVTGGAFIGDFFPALARAVVPGSRVVSFEPNPLSFAAAQRTIELNGLTNVALAPVAVGETSGTLHLQLAREGGSATAARAKIVETDDEGETVPVEVVTLDALCPSDRIVSILHLDVEGHEKPALLGARRMIEQNAPMIVLEADRPWQRGMYAEFLAEHFPAQRYALCGGMERNVFFVAQG, encoded by the coding sequence ATGGAATTTGACTACCGAATTTGCGTGAACGAATACGGTTTCTATTGCGTGCCTGACGCCTATGCAAAACGCGAGATTCCCAAAATCCTCGCACAGGGCGGGGTTTACGAACCAAATACACTGGCCTTGCTGGCACGGAGGGCTCAGGGCGGCGACATCGTGACCGGCGGCGCCTTTATCGGCGACTTTTTTCCGGCGCTGGCGCGGGCCGTGGTCCCCGGGTCCAGAGTGGTTAGCTTTGAGCCGAATCCGCTCAGCTTTGCCGCCGCGCAGCGCACTATTGAGCTAAATGGCTTGACCAACGTCGCGCTCGCCCCCGTCGCGGTTGGAGAAACGTCCGGCACCCTGCACCTGCAACTGGCCCGTGAGGGTGGCAGCGCCACGGCGGCGCGCGCCAAGATCGTCGAAACAGACGACGAGGGCGAAACCGTTCCGGTTGAGGTTGTAACACTTGATGCCCTCTGCCCGTCGGATCGAATCGTTTCAATCCTGCATCTGGATGTCGAAGGCCATGAAAAGCCCGCCTTGCTGGGTGCGCGGCGGATGATCGAACAAAACGCCCCGATGATCGTGCTGGAGGCGGACCGCCCCTGGCAGCGTGGCATGTATGCCGAATTCCTGGCCGAACATTTTCCCGCCCAGCGCTATGCCTTATGTGGCGGGATGGAACGCAATGTCTTTTTCGTTGCGCAAGGCTGA
- the regB gene encoding sensor histidine kinase RegB: MAQEDLGLIGDEQRSNWIRLRTMILLRWFAVIGQLTAITIAQRLYNLQLELGLCYLAVGVSVVGNLVAISVFPENKRLSETENFMMVMFDLLQLCFLLFLTGGLHNPFSLLVLAPVTVSAAVLSLRSTFLLGFTAFVLVSGMVYYHLPLRTDQGFILRIPDIFVYGQWVAITIALIFISVYSRRITREMNSMSDALAATQMALARAQKLNDLGGVVAAAAHELGTPLATIKLTSSELAEELDDHPELREDALLIREQADRCRDILRSMGRAGKDDLHMRQAPLVEVIREAAEPHQDRGKEVLIEDGPGPGGEYTQPQILRRPEVIHGLRNLVQNAVDFARTRVWIEAMWTDDVVSIRIIDDGRGFPQHLIGRIGDPFMRRRRSESDKRARPEYEGMGLGLFIAKTLLERTGAELSFANGTDPYTTATDQTERRGAIVEVAWPRSKIVAEPTKPGTPLGENRQIET; this comes from the coding sequence ATGGCGCAGGAGGACCTGGGACTGATCGGCGACGAACAGCGCAGCAACTGGATTCGCCTCCGGACGATGATCCTTTTGCGATGGTTCGCCGTGATTGGCCAGTTGACTGCGATCACAATTGCGCAACGGCTGTACAACCTGCAGCTGGAGCTGGGCCTGTGTTACCTCGCGGTCGGCGTTTCCGTCGTCGGTAACCTGGTCGCGATCTCTGTTTTTCCCGAAAACAAGCGGCTCAGCGAGACTGAGAACTTCATGATGGTGATGTTCGACTTGCTGCAGCTTTGCTTTCTGCTGTTCCTGACTGGCGGGTTACACAATCCCTTTTCGCTGCTGGTACTGGCCCCGGTGACGGTGTCCGCCGCCGTGCTCAGCCTGCGGTCCACGTTTCTGCTTGGGTTCACCGCCTTCGTGCTGGTGTCTGGCATGGTTTACTATCACCTGCCCCTGCGGACAGATCAGGGATTCATCCTGCGCATCCCTGATATTTTTGTTTATGGTCAATGGGTTGCTATCACAATTGCGCTAATTTTCATCTCTGTTTACTCGCGCCGCATCACACGAGAGATGAACTCGATGTCCGACGCATTGGCCGCAACGCAGATGGCGTTGGCGCGGGCGCAAAAGCTCAATGATCTGGGCGGTGTGGTCGCGGCGGCAGCGCATGAACTGGGCACACCGCTGGCCACGATCAAACTCACCTCGTCGGAACTGGCCGAAGAACTAGATGACCATCCCGAACTGCGGGAAGATGCCTTGCTGATCCGTGAGCAGGCGGACAGATGCCGCGACATTCTCCGGAGTATGGGCCGCGCCGGAAAGGACGACCTGCATATGCGGCAGGCACCCTTGGTCGAGGTGATCCGCGAGGCCGCAGAGCCGCATCAGGACCGCGGTAAAGAAGTGCTGATAGAGGATGGCCCCGGTCCGGGTGGCGAATACACCCAACCGCAGATCCTGCGCCGTCCTGAGGTCATTCACGGGTTGCGCAATCTGGTCCAAAACGCCGTGGATTTCGCCCGCACCCGCGTCTGGATAGAGGCAATGTGGACCGATGACGTGGTCTCTATCCGCATCATCGACGACGGTCGCGGCTTTCCGCAGCATCTGATTGGGCGCATCGGCGACCCGTTCATGCGTCGCCGACGCAGCGAAAGCGACAAGCGCGCAAGGCCAGAATATGAGGGCATGGGGCTTGGTTTGTTCATCGCCAAGACCCTGCTGGAACGCACAGGTGCCGAACTCAGCTTTGCCAACGGGACAGATCCCTACACCACAGCAACGGACCAGACAGAGCGGCGCGGTGCTATCGTCGAAGTGGCGTGGCCACGCAGCAAGATCGTGGCGGAACCGACCAAGCCCGGCACGCCACTGGGTGAGAACCGGCAGATTGAGACATAA
- a CDS encoding LysR family transcriptional regulator, with translation MDLDWRHLPPLSALRAFEATARLSGFSAAARALNVTPAAVAQQVRALESDMGVKLVRREGRGIILTDAGHHLAAPLREAFAMVANGIEDVRQREATRGIRATTTTFIVDAVILPKLSDFWRAHPDIQVSFVPGACLSPVDFDGFDLGIRVGAPTDWPAFQCEPLLECDTIFVAAPELAASGTPQGIPWILGPHEPFDEVCLAAAGLDVSQITRRDIGERSLEIEAAKRGIGAIVATEIVVRRELADGSLVQLNLECARRNTYQVILPNGPIRPAVRLFVDWLRQTLAQPPAT, from the coding sequence ATGGACCTCGACTGGCGTCATCTTCCGCCCCTGTCTGCGCTTCGCGCGTTTGAGGCGACAGCGCGACTGTCCGGATTCTCTGCCGCCGCACGGGCGCTGAATGTCACCCCGGCAGCGGTGGCCCAACAGGTGCGGGCACTGGAATCGGATATGGGTGTAAAACTCGTTCGCCGCGAGGGGCGCGGGATTATTCTGACCGACGCCGGACACCATCTGGCCGCCCCCCTGCGAGAGGCTTTTGCCATGGTCGCCAACGGGATCGAGGACGTCCGCCAGCGCGAAGCCACCCGGGGCATCCGCGCGACGACAACCACGTTTATCGTCGATGCCGTCATCCTGCCCAAACTGTCGGACTTCTGGCGCGCACATCCCGATATTCAGGTGTCCTTTGTGCCCGGGGCCTGTCTGTCACCCGTGGATTTTGACGGATTTGATCTGGGCATCCGGGTCGGCGCGCCCACCGATTGGCCCGCGTTTCAGTGCGAACCGCTGCTGGAATGTGACACCATCTTTGTCGCCGCGCCTGAACTGGCGGCCTCTGGGACTCCGCAAGGCATACCGTGGATACTGGGTCCGCACGAACCGTTCGATGAGGTCTGTCTGGCCGCTGCCGGGCTTGATGTCAGCCAGATCACGCGGCGGGACATAGGCGAACGGTCGCTGGAGATTGAGGCGGCCAAGCGCGGCATCGGCGCAATTGTCGCCACCGAAATAGTCGTTCGGCGCGAATTGGCGGATGGATCACTGGTTCAACTGAACCTGGAATGCGCCCGTCGAAACACCTATCAGGTGATCCTGCCCAACGGCCCTATTCGCCCTGCGGTCCGACTGTTTGTCGACTGGCTCAGGCAAACTCTGGCGCAACCGCCTGCCACTTAG
- a CDS encoding GNAT family N-acetyltransferase — translation MQISVRTAGPLDCRPMAELLNEIIAEGGTTAITDPLMTNDLRDWMARAQDRSAWHLAEDETGLVLGFQWIEPAEYLPDDAAEIATFARQGHSGLGIGSMLFRATEQAARALGYRWINANIRADNTGGLAYYQSRGFEDYGRKSGVPLGDGQVVDKILKRYDL, via the coding sequence ATGCAGATTTCTGTCCGCACCGCAGGTCCGCTTGACTGCCGTCCGATGGCGGAGTTGCTGAACGAGATCATTGCCGAAGGCGGGACAACGGCGATCACTGATCCGCTCATGACCAATGACTTGCGGGACTGGATGGCCCGCGCCCAAGACCGTTCCGCATGGCATTTGGCCGAGGATGAAACCGGCTTGGTTCTGGGATTCCAATGGATCGAACCGGCGGAATACCTGCCGGACGATGCTGCGGAAATCGCCACATTTGCCCGTCAGGGGCACAGCGGGCTTGGCATCGGATCGATGCTGTTTCGCGCCACGGAACAGGCCGCTCGGGCATTGGGATATCGCTGGATCAACGCCAATATCCGCGCCGATAATACCGGCGGACTTGCCTATTACCAGAGCCGGGGGTTCGAGGACTATGGCCGCAAGTCCGGCGTACCGCTTGGCGATGGGCAGGTCGTGGACAAGATCCTAAAACGCTACGATCTCTGA